The genomic DNA GATTCTGGTTGTCCGGCTGCCACTCATCGTCGGCGATGACTGGTCTTGTCCCGCGCCATCGATCGACGGGCCGATCACGCGGGCGTGTTTCTCGCACCTCGGTCCGTGGAGCATCTTCAGCAGGCAGGTGGCGGACGCGCTGCCGGGGCTTGTCGGGGAGCATGCGATCGATGTGGTTGAGGGTCCTGAGTGCGGGGCGATCCTGTGGTGGACGCTCAACCAGCGTCGGCTCGGTGCGGAGGTGGCGCGGCGTGCGGATGGTGCGAGCCCGCTGTACGTGGTGCAGTTGCATTCTCCGAATGCGTGGATCGATGAGCAGAACCGGGAGTCTCCGCCGAACCGTGCGGCACTCGAGCTGCGACGGGCGGAGCGTGAGTCTGCGATGTGGGCCGACCTGGTGATCGCTCCGTCTGTTGATCTTGCCACGTGGGCTCGAGAGAGGTGGGGGATCGGATCTGTCGAGAACGTGCCGTATCCGCTTGGTTCGATCGGTGTGAAGAGCGAGCGGCGACTCGACGGGGGAGGGCGTGTCGATGGGGAGATGGGTGGGCTTCGGTGCCTGATGATCGGAAGAGCGGAGCCCCGAAAGGGGGTTGACGTTCTGGTACGAGCGATCGCGATTGCCTGCAGGCGCGGGATCGATGTCTCCGCAGAGATTGCGGGGCAGGATACGAGGGATTGGCGCACGGGTGCGTGGTTCGCGCAGCGGTGCATGAGCACGATGCTCCCTGCGGAGATGAGGGCGCGGGTGTCTCACCTCGGGAAGCTGGACCGAGCACGGCTTGATGATGCACGCCAGAGGGCGGATGTGTGCGTTGCGCCGGGTGCGGTTGACAACTTTCCGTATGCCGTTGTGGAGTCGATGGCGAAGGGGTTGCCGGTGATTGCGCCGGCGGTCGGGGGCATCGCGGAACTTGTGCGAGAGGGGATTGAGGGACACATCTTTGTTCCCCATGACCCGGGCTCGCTCGCAGAGGCGATGTCGAGGCATGCCGCACTCTCGTGCGAGCAGCGGGCACGGATGGGGGAGGCATCGTCGGCGCGTGTGGCGTGGTTCTGCGGCAATGGGAGGGCGGTGTCTGTCCGCGAGCGGGTCTTCGGCGAGGCGATCCGACGTGGAGTCCGCGAGGAAGCGCGGAGCGTGCGTGATGTGCGGCATATCGGGGGAGATGCCTCGCTGCTTGCGGGTGTCGTCCGCAGGGGTGTGGCTGACTTTGCGATCGGGTGGGAGCGGGCGCGAGACGGGATGGTCATGCCGTTCGGTACGCCCACGTTGGAGACCTTGGCAGCATCGCCACCGATCCGCGGCTCTCTTGCCGCGAGGGCGGATTTCTTTGACCGGTACAGGGAAGAGACCGGCAACGAGGATCCGACTTCTGATGAGATGGCGTGTTGGCTCGTTCAGCACGGAGCGACGGGCGCGGTCGATCCGAGTGTTGTGACGGAGGTTGGGTCGTGCGACGAGGTGGAGTGTGAGGAGCGCCCGATTCTGATCGATGAGCGTGCGTTTCGCTCGGTCGTTCCGCTGCGGATGGCACGACGGAATCTCCCGCTGCCGTGGGTGCTCGCGCCCGCGAGGCCGGGTGTTACGGGCTTGCCGATGCCGCCTGATCGTTCGGGATGAGGGCGTGGTGCGCGCTCATGGGGAGGCGTGCGATGCCGAAGAACGTCCGCTTCTGATCGGCGGGAGTTGAGACCTCGAGAGGCCCGAGGAGATCGAGGCAGTCGAGGTATGTTGGTTGGCTGGAACCGTCGGCCCCGGGCTCAGCCAGCGAGAGCCCGAAGGTGTACGCGCCCTCTTTCACGGAGAGTGAAAGGGTGAGAGAGACGACCATGCGCTGACCCGGGGAGAGGGGTGGGAGTTTGTGCCGAAGCTGGGCGGTGGCGGCGGCGAAGACGAGATTGTTCAGGCGGTCGTACAACTGAAGACCGACGCTCGGTCGTTCGACGGCGCGGTCGGCCTCGACGAGAATGTGGAACGTCAGTTTCTCGTCGATGGCGATCGTCGTCGTGTCGCGGTTCTGGCTGTCTGTGACGCGGCAGGCGATGATCCGGCCTTCTCCGGTGCCGTGGCGATGATCGTGGCGGGCACCGATGATGTCGGCTCCGACCAGTTGGCTCTCTTCACGGGAGAGGGATCTGGCTTCAGCCGGGCTTTGGGCGGCATTCTGGGACCGCTTTCTGGTCCACTTCACCGGCTGAGAGAGCGATGAGTGGTGGCGGCGCATGACCTCTTCGGGCGGTCCGTGGAAGACCATCCGGCCTTTCTGGAGGAGGATTGCCTCATCGCAGAGGTTGAGCACGGCCTGTGCATCGTGGCTGACGAACATCATCGTCATGCCTTCTTCGAGGAGCTGGCGCATGCGGGTCGCGCACTTCTGCCGGAAGAAGACGTCGCCGACCGAGAGCACCTCGTCCACGATGAAGATGTCGGGACGGAAGCACGCGTACATCGAGAAGCCGAGGCGTGCGCGCATGCCGGTCGAGTATTGGCGGACGGGGCGATCGAAGAACTCGCCGAGTTCTGAGAACGCCTGGATCTCGGGCGTGCGCTGGGCGGCGAACTCGCGCGGGAAGTTGAGGAGCGTCGCCATGCTCCGGATGTTCTCTCGCCCTGTCATCTCGCCGTCGAGACCTGCGCTGAGTTCGAGGAGCGAGAGCACGCGGCCGCGGATGCGATAGGAACCTGCGGACGGGCGGAGGACGCCTGTCAGCATCTTGAGGAGGGTGCTCTTGCCTGCGCCGTTCGCGCCGACGAGCCCGAGGCATCGGCCTTTTTTCAGTGAGAACGAGACGTCATCCACCGCGACGAATGGCTTGTGTCTCTGGGAGCGGCCGAGCGTCGCCCATTCCACGAGTCGGTCCGCGGGTTTCTTGTAGATCTTGAAACGCTTCGTAAGCCCGTGCGCTTCGAGGACGATGGGTTGGTCCGGTTCGTCGGCCGCGACCGGGGCGGAGGGATCGCCGGTGGCCCCGTTGACGATGGATGGACCAACGATCGATTGATCTGGGCTCGGGTGGGATGTCACTCGGAACGATCGTATCTCGGGATCGGCCCACAGGCGGACGTAGACTCCTGCGTGACGTTTCTTGCTCCGACCAGCGCGATTCTCGCGGCGGCGATCGGCCTTTCGCTGTTGATCGCGCTCTCGCTGCTGCGCCTGAGGCGACGCCCCGTGTGGGTTGCGTCGACGCTTTTCTGGGAGTCATCGGCGCGGGACCTTGAGGTCAATGTGCCGCTCCGCATGCTTCGGGCTTCTTGGCTGCTGCTGTTGCACGCTCTGGCGATCGGTCTGCTTGCGGCGGCGATCGGGCGCCCGATCTCTCAGGGCGGTGAGGAGTCGGCGACGCGTGTTGTGTTCTTGATCGACCGATCGGCCTCGATGGGTGCGATGGACCATGTCGAATCGTCGGGGGGGCGGACAACCCGGCTGAGGGGGGCGGTCGAGTTGGCGAGGCGTTCGATCCGTGACCTCGGACGGGGTGACCGATCAGCGGCGGCGATCGTGGTGTTTGGCGCGAGTCCGGTGATGCTCTCGGAGTTCACGTCGGACCGGCGGCTGCTTGAGCGTGCTCTTGACCAGATCACACCGACGCATGAGGATGATCGGGGCTTGGGCGCGGCGATGGAGCTGGTCCGTGCGATGATCGCGGACGACGGGGATGAGTCTGCGCCTCCGGCACGCGTTGTGGTCATCAGCGACGGCGCGCCAGCTCCGGTTGAGGGTGCTGCGATTCCGGGCGCGGTCATTGAGTTTCAGAGGGTCGGGCCAGATCCCGGGATCCTGGCTGACAACGTGGGGATCGTCGCGCTCGCGGCGCGTCGCTCGGCCGACATGCCTTCGCGGATCCGCGTCTTTGCGCGGGTGCTGAGTTCTGCGGATGTCCGGCGTGATGTGATCGTCACCTTTCGCGCCGGAGACGATGTTGTTGTGAGCCGGGCGGTGACGATCGAGCCCCGAGCGGGGGCTCAGCCGGAGGCCTCTGTGGTTGCGGATATCGACATCGCTTCGGATGCTCTGATCACTGTTCGGATCGAGAGGGCCGACGTGCTTGAGGCCGACAATGAGGCGTCCATCTGGGTTCGGGCGTCGCGACCGCTGCGGATCATGCTTGTGACGCCGTCGGGTGACCCTGATGCGGATGGTGCGTGGCCGCTCTTGGATGTGCTGACGGAGTTGCCGCGTGCGACGACACGTGTGGTTTCTGCGGTGGCGTGGAACGCGCTGGCCGGCACACGTGATGATGCGGAACTGTTCGCGGATCTTGTTGTGCTTTCGGCGGTCGAGCCGTGGTGGGCTCGTGCGAGAGCGATCGGCGTGCCGGTGCTCGCGTTTGGTGTGCTGCCGCCTGATCCGCTTGTGCAGCTCGAACGAGAAGGGCCTACCGGGAGCAGGATCATCGCTTGGGACCGCGAGCACTTGCTGACACGTCACGTCGCTTTTGACACGGTGCTGGCATCGCAGATGCCGCGGTACGAGTATTCGAGCGGGGCAAGGGTTGACCCGATCGTCTGGAGCGATGCGGGGATCGCGGTCAGTGCGTCGGAGGCGGGAGCCGGTCGTTGGGTGGCGGTTTCGTTTCCTGTGGCGTCTTCCAACTGGCCGCTTCAGCCGTCGTGGCCGCTGTTTGTGGAGAATGCGGTCGACTGGCTGACGCGCCGGACCGAGCGCGAGTCCGGCCGGGTGTGGTCTGCCGGTGAACCGATTTCTCTGTCGGTGCCTTCGCGGGGCGCGACATATGTGTTTCGGCCACCGGGAGCATCTGAGGGAAGGCGGGTTTCTTCGGATCGCTCAGGTGATGTTTCGATTCCGGCCCAGCCGCTTGCGGGCGTGTACCAGTTGGCATCGGAACAGGATGGGGAGTCTCACCCTGTTCCGGTTGCAGTGTTGAAGGGGGATGAGACGCTGTGCCGCACGAGCGATCGCCTCTCGATCGGCTCGCAGCCGGTAGAGGCATCGTCGGCGTCGGAGACACGTCGCGAGCTGTGGCCGTGGTTTGTCGGCGCGTTGTTGGTGGTTCTGACGCTTGAGTGGATGGTGTTCGCGTCGCGATCGCGGATCTCTTGAGGTTCTGAGGTGAGGGTCCCACGGCTGACGTGGGCGTGGGGTGATCCTGCTGATGCCGGGTTGTTCGCGGAATCTTGTTGCGATCACCGGTGCGTCCAGGATTCACCTGTGTTACGCTGTGTGCGATGAGACGCCGCAGCTTTCTCAAGTCGTTTCCAGCGATTGCCGGCGCGGCGGGGCTGGTCGGGTCGGCCAGGGGCACTGAGCGGGGTCGCGCGGCGTCCGGGAAGCGGGCCAGGTCGGTTATTTTCATGGTTTCAGATGGGATGTCGATGGGCACGCTGACGCTCGCGGACGCTGCGTGCCGCCTTCGGACGGGGATAGGTTCTCGTTGGGTGTCGTTGTGGAATGTGCCGGGCGTGGTGCGAAGCTCTGCGCGGACTGATGCGGCGGATTCGTATGTGACGGACTCAGCGGCGGCTGCATCGGCTTGGGGCATCGGACAGAAGGTCAACAACGGGGCTGTCAACATTACGCCGGACGGCGATCAGTTCGAGCCGGTGCTTGTCACGGCGAAGCGAGCGGGATTGGCGACGGGGCTGGTTACGACGACGCGTGTCACTCACGCGACGCCAGCGGGGTTTGTGGCGAACATGCCATCGAGGAATCAGGAGCGCGAGATCGCGTCGCAGATTCTTGAGCGGCGTGTGGATGTCGTTCTAGGGGGCGGCGAGCGATACTTCAATGAAGCGGCACTGGCTCCTCACGCGGACGTGACAGTTGCGAGGAGTGCCGGCGCGCTCTCGCTTGTGCCTGAGGATGTGGGCACGGGGCGTGAGGGCGCGGGGAGACTGCTCGGGCTGTTCGGGCGTGAT from Phycisphaeraceae bacterium includes the following:
- a CDS encoding ABC transporter ATP-binding protein; translated protein: MTSHPSPDQSIVGPSIVNGATGDPSAPVAADEPDQPIVLEAHGLTKRFKIYKKPADRLVEWATLGRSQRHKPFVAVDDVSFSLKKGRCLGLVGANGAGKSTLLKMLTGVLRPSAGSYRIRGRVLSLLELSAGLDGEMTGRENIRSMATLLNFPREFAAQRTPEIQAFSELGEFFDRPVRQYSTGMRARLGFSMYACFRPDIFIVDEVLSVGDVFFRQKCATRMRQLLEEGMTMMFVSHDAQAVLNLCDEAILLQKGRMVFHGPPEEVMRRHHSSLSQPVKWTRKRSQNAAQSPAEARSLSREESQLVGADIIGARHDHRHGTGEGRIIACRVTDSQNRDTTTIAIDEKLTFHILVEADRAVERPSVGLQLYDRLNNLVFAAATAQLRHKLPPLSPGQRMVVSLTLSLSVKEGAYTFGLSLAEPGADGSSQPTYLDCLDLLGPLEVSTPADQKRTFFGIARLPMSAHHALIPNDQAASASP
- a CDS encoding glycosyltransferase family 4 protein — encoded protein: MNIALISREFPPFFGGGIGTYTEQAAVALADAGHRVVVVTMSQDGCESRVAHAADSRILVVRLPLIVGDDWSCPAPSIDGPITRACFSHLGPWSIFSRQVADALPGLVGEHAIDVVEGPECGAILWWTLNQRRLGAEVARRADGASPLYVVQLHSPNAWIDEQNRESPPNRAALELRRAERESAMWADLVIAPSVDLATWARERWGIGSVENVPYPLGSIGVKSERRLDGGGRVDGEMGGLRCLMIGRAEPRKGVDVLVRAIAIACRRGIDVSAEIAGQDTRDWRTGAWFAQRCMSTMLPAEMRARVSHLGKLDRARLDDARQRADVCVAPGAVDNFPYAVVESMAKGLPVIAPAVGGIAELVREGIEGHIFVPHDPGSLAEAMSRHAALSCEQRARMGEASSARVAWFCGNGRAVSVRERVFGEAIRRGVREEARSVRDVRHIGGDASLLAGVVRRGVADFAIGWERARDGMVMPFGTPTLETLAASPPIRGSLAARADFFDRYREETGNEDPTSDEMACWLVQHGATGAVDPSVVTEVGSCDEVECEERPILIDERAFRSVVPLRMARRNLPLPWVLAPARPGVTGLPMPPDRSG
- a CDS encoding VWA domain-containing protein — encoded protein: MTFLAPTSAILAAAIGLSLLIALSLLRLRRRPVWVASTLFWESSARDLEVNVPLRMLRASWLLLLHALAIGLLAAAIGRPISQGGEESATRVVFLIDRSASMGAMDHVESSGGRTTRLRGAVELARRSIRDLGRGDRSAAAIVVFGASPVMLSEFTSDRRLLERALDQITPTHEDDRGLGAAMELVRAMIADDGDESAPPARVVVISDGAPAPVEGAAIPGAVIEFQRVGPDPGILADNVGIVALAARRSADMPSRIRVFARVLSSADVRRDVIVTFRAGDDVVVSRAVTIEPRAGAQPEASVVADIDIASDALITVRIERADVLEADNEASIWVRASRPLRIMLVTPSGDPDADGAWPLLDVLTELPRATTRVVSAVAWNALAGTRDDAELFADLVVLSAVEPWWARARAIGVPVLAFGVLPPDPLVQLEREGPTGSRIIAWDREHLLTRHVAFDTVLASQMPRYEYSSGARVDPIVWSDAGIAVSASEAGAGRWVAVSFPVASSNWPLQPSWPLFVENAVDWLTRRTERESGRVWSAGEPISLSVPSRGATYVFRPPGASEGRRVSSDRSGDVSIPAQPLAGVYQLASEQDGESHPVPVAVLKGDETLCRTSDRLSIGSQPVEASSASETRRELWPWFVGALLVVLTLEWMVFASRSRIS
- a CDS encoding alkaline phosphatase translates to MRRRSFLKSFPAIAGAAGLVGSARGTERGRAASGKRARSVIFMVSDGMSMGTLTLADAACRLRTGIGSRWVSLWNVPGVVRSSARTDAADSYVTDSAAAASAWGIGQKVNNGAVNITPDGDQFEPVLVTAKRAGLATGLVTTTRVTHATPAGFVANMPSRNQEREIASQILERRVDVVLGGGERYFNEAALAPHADVTVARSAGALSLVPEDVGTGREGAGRLLGLFGRDHVPWVLDRTPSVPSLGVMTRAALDRLSRSDRGFLVQIEGGRVDHAAHDNDAGSLIAEQLDFDEAIGVALEFVARDPSILLIVTTDHGNGNPGLTLYEKAGNEGFGRLLGVRHSFEWIAARLAAARTEERPDILVQSVREATDVTLRDHEAEMVLRAANKERVDPFAPANSGMLVLGSVLANHFGVAFLSPNHTSDMVEVTAIGPGSERIGPIIDNTGLYSVIRESLGI